A genome region from Clupea harengus chromosome 7, Ch_v2.0.2, whole genome shotgun sequence includes the following:
- the tbx1 gene encoding T-box transcription factor TBX1 — protein sequence MISAISSPWLTQLSHFCDVAAFTTSSLNSLNTPGSYHLSPSPGDPYSQHDTHFEPCPAAQHSYNYTGSNPTQAQQGDTGTSNCSSSSSNSPPNKSLVKKNPKVANINVQLEMKALWDEFNQLGTEMIVTKAGRRMFPTFQVKIFGMDPMADYMLLMDFLPVDDKRYRYAFHSSSWLVAGKADPATPGRVHYHPDSPAKGAQWMKQIVSFDKLKLTNNLLDDNGHIILNSMHRYQPRFHVVYVDPRKDSEKYAEENYKTFVFEETRFTAVTAYQNHRITQLKIASNPFAKGFRDCDPEDWPRNHRPGSLPIMSAFARTRNPMSSPPQQNGTEKDSRREYDRDPTGTPIHGDPAHQLMSRVLSPALPVPGGLHAVSLTSGPRSPPHELRIEGHQPPDTLHHHPYKYPTTYEHYLGAKARPSPYPIPGIRGHGYHHHMNPTAANMYSATNAPSNYDYGPR from the exons ATGATTTCAGCAATATCCAGTCCGTGGCTGACGCAGCTGTCCCATTTTTGCGATGTTGCAGCCTTCACGACCAGCAGCCTGAACAGTCTCAATACACCAGGGAGCTATCATCTCTCGCCTTCCCCTGGGGACCCGTACAGTCAGCATGACACCCACTTTGAGCCTTGCCCGGCGGCCCAACATAGCTACAACTACACGGGGTCGAACCCGACCCAGGCCCAACAGGGCGACACTGGGACCTCGAACTGTTCCTCGTCGTCTTCTAACTCACCGCCGAACAAGTCGTTGGTGAAAAAGAATCCTAAAGTGGCCAACATTAACGTTCAGCTGGAGATGAAAGCTCTTTGGGATGAATTCAACCAGCTTGGGACTGAGATGATTGTAACCAAGGCTGGCAG GCGAATGTTTCCAACTTTCCAAGTCAAAATATTCGGAATGGACCCCATGGCTGACTACATGCTTTTAATGGATTTTCTGCCGGTCGACGATAAAAGATACAG ATATGCTTTCCACAGCTCATCATGGCTGGTCGCTGGTAAAGCTGACCCCGCAACACCTGGCAGAGTTCATTACCATCCCGATTCCCCTGCAAAGGGTGCACAGTGGATGAAACAAATAGTCTCCTTCGATAAATTAAAGCTTACCAACAATTTACTGGATGACAATGGCCAT ATTATTCTAAACTCCATGCACAGATACCAGCCTCGATTCCACGTAGTTTATGTCGATCCTCGAAAAGACAGTGAGAAGTATGCTGAAGAGAATTATAAGACCTTTGTTTTTGAGGAGACACGATTCACCGCCGTTACAGCATACCAAAACCACAGG ATTACTCAGCTAAAAATAGCCAGCAATCCTTTTGCAAAGGGTTTCAGAGACTGTGATCCAGAGGACTG GCCCAGAAACCACAGGCCTGGTTCTCTGCCAATCATGAGTGCCTTTGCCAGGACAAGAAATCCAATGTCGTCTCCTCCACAGCAAAATGGCACAGAAAAAG ACAGCAGACGGGAGTATGACCGCGACCCCACCGGCACTCCCATCCACGGCGACCCAGCACACCAGCTGATGTCACGCGTCCTGAGCCCTGCTTTGCCGGTGCCCGGCGGGCTCCATGCCGTGTCCCTCACATCCGGGCCCCGCAGCCCGCCCCATGAACTACGCATCGAGGGCCACCAGCCCCCCGACACCCTGCACCACCACCCCTACAAATACCCCACCACTTATGAACACTACCTGGGGGCCAAGGCCAGGCCCTCACCCTATCCCATACCCGGCATTCGCGGCCATGGCTACCACCACCACATGAACCCCACAGCCGCCAACATGTACTCAGCCACCAACGCCCCGTCCAACTACGATTACGGGCCCCGATAA